The sequence below is a genomic window from Halosolutus gelatinilyticus.
GAACGCGACTCAGTGATCCTCGACGACGAGCACTACAGCGACGTCAGCCGAACGCACACCGCCTTCCTGCAGGACGAAGAGCACGGCGTCTTCTTCGTCCCCGGCAGCGAACACAGCTACGTGTTCAGCTACGAGGGCGGCGAACTCGAAGAGGTCGCCCGCGTCGACGTCGGCGGCCACGGCACCCGCGCGATGTACGTCGACGACTACCTCTACGTCTTCGGCGAGAGCGAGGTCGTCGTCCTCGACGAGACGACCTGGGAGGAAGTCGAACGGCTCGAACTCTAAGGGTCGGTTTCCCCGCTATCTCGGGCGATCGGCTCCGTTCACATTCGAATGGTGCTCCGAGCAGCCGCATTCGAGAACACCACGAAAGCCCCTGCCGGTTTCCGGTCGAGGGCCTCGCTGCGCGCTTCCCTCACTTCGTTCGGTCAGTGCTTACTTCGTCCGTCTTCCCGGAAACCGGCAGGGGCTTTCATTCCCACCCGTGTCGGCTTGCCGGTCAGCCACTGTGGGTGGGAATGAAAGGGGCTGGGCCGCTCGGCGATCCCGGACGAAGTAAGCACCGCAGCGAAGTGAGGAGCGCAGCGAGTCCTGGGAGTCGAGCGGCCCAGGGGCTTTCGTGGTGTTCAAGGCGGTCGCATATCCATTCCACTACGGTCTGATCGACGGCGAGAATCGAAGGGAACCCTTTTGCGTTCCGTTTCGGAATGCCACTCTATGGACGGCAACGAGACAGTCGATCGGTCCGGGCCCGATCGGCCGGACCGCGACGGCGATCGATCGGTCGGAACGGCTGCGGATGCCGAGACTCCGACGGAGGCCCGCGACGACGGTGACGACGGCACTGCCGTCGACGAAACCGACGCGACGGCCGCCGAGACGGACGCGACCGAGCGCGACGCCGCCGCCGACGCGGAGAGCGCGGCGATGCCGGGCGTTCCGGACCCCGAGCCGGAGGGATCCGACGTCCCTGAGGACGTCCGAAAGTACGCCCGCTTCAAGAAGATGGACGGCGCCCAGTACGATCGGGTCAACGAGTTCCTCCGCGATCGAACGTACGTCACGGCCCGCGAATGGGCGATCGCCCGGCTCTGCTCGGACTTTCGGACGGAGACGGGCGTCGAGATGACCAAGATCGGGGAAAACCTGCCCGAACTCGTCCCCTTCATGACCGACACGTACACACCCCAGGCGGTCAACCAGGCGCGATCTTCGTTCGAGGAGAAGGTGCGCAAGGCCGGCGCGACCTTTCTGTACGGCGCGATGTGCGACTTCTTCACCGCCGAAGAGCTCGACGACGTGATGTACGAGGCGACGGAGGTCGCGAAGTTCCTCCTCGAGGTCGAGGGCGTCGATCTCTCCGTCGAGGAGGAACTCGAGGCCGAAGAGCGCATCTCGTCGGTGATGCGGGAGGTCCGGGCGGCGAGCGAAGAATTGCGGGAACAGGACGAGGAGTAGCGACCCTCCGCCGGACGGGCCGCGGGACAGGGCGACGAGTGTTCGTCCGGTCGTGCGGATAATGTGGATGGATCCTGATGGCTACACGTCCTCGAAAAAGGCGGGAGACACGCGACAGCCACAGGGGGCCGCGATCCCGTCCGTCGGGCCGATGACGGTGACGATCGAGATCGGCGTCGAACAGTAGGGGCAATTGACGAACGGCCACGCCTGGTTGCCCGCCTCGAGATCGTCGCTCATCGTGATCGCGCCTCGTCTCGCGGCCGGCGACGGCGCGGGGCTGCGGGCGGTCGCGGCGAGCGATTCGGCGGTTTCGGTCGACAGGCTTCCCCCGGCGAAACGTGTGCAACCATGGCTTCGATCGGTAACTCGGAAGCTGCGTCGCGGCGGTGCGCCGGAGACGGTTCGCTGTCCGTCCCGAGCGGCGACCGCGTACGGCTTCCATGTGACGAATCGTGCCACACTCACTTATGTCTATGTGTGATTACCAAAAACCATGTCTCCGATGCTACCGAGTAACGCGTGTCGACCTCGGTACCGATCGGTTTCGGAGCGGCGCTCGATCGCGTCGCGGATCGCCGATCGGCGGACGCTCGGCTCCAGGTCGCTGCGGAGGCATCCGGAGAACGCTCGTCCCGCGGTGACGCCGCGTGCGAGGCGAGAACCGCTCCGCTCGCACGATCCGTGTCCCTGTTCCCTGTCGAGACCGCACCGGGCCGTCCGACCCGGCGGGACGCCACCGGCGTTCAGACGTGTTCCGGCGCAGGCCATATATTTTCCGACCATTTTCAAGAACGAAGTATCGCAAGACGGAGCGGTGATACGGTTCCCGACTCGACGGCCCACGAGACCGCTCGAATCGCCGCCAGACGGAGCAACGGGCCGGATCCGTCGCTCCTCGGACGAACCCGTCGTCGCGGCAGCTCGTAGACGCAGTGGTTGTGGACGCCGGACGATCGGCTGGGCGTAAACCGGATCAGGAGTCCCGCGGACCGCCCCGCTCGCCGGTCTCGTCGACGCGCTCGAGGACGATCGACTCGGCGTCGGGATCCGCGTCGACGAGCGCGTCCTCGACCGCCCGTCGAAGTCGGTCGGGGTCGGTCGATTCGCCGCCGTCCCGAACGCTTCCGACGGACGACGGATCGAACGGGACTCCGAGCGCGTCGTAGACGGCGTCGAGGACGGCCGCGAGTTCGTCGCGGTTGGCGACGAGCACGATGCCGGCGACGAGCGCGGCGTCGCGCCGAACGCGCTGGGCGATCCCGACGACTTTCCGCCGGGTTCCGGCGGCGCCGATCGTCGACAGCGAGTGCGTGCCGGGACAGAAGGAGTCGGCCGGTTCGCCCCGCTCGACGTCGAGTCCGGACTCACTGAGAACCGTCTCCAGCGCGGCCGTAAGCGCCTCGTACCGCTCCGACGTCCCCTGGCGGAAGTCCGCGATCGGTTCGGCTCGCGCGAACGCGATCGTCGTCTCCCCGTCGTAGGCGACCGCTCGCCCGCCGACGTCGCGCTCGACCGGCGGGAATCCGTGCGTCCGCGCGGCCTCGCCGGCTCGCTCGTAGCCATCGCGACGGGTGTCTCGGCGGCCGAAGGCGACCTGCCGGTGCGGGCGCCAGACGCGAACCGCGCGCTCGCCGCCGGTCGCGACCGAGAGGAGCCGTCGGCTCAGATCGCGATCGGCGTCGATCGTCGGCGCCCGCCCGCGGAACACGCGCATGGGGGCCGTTCGTCCCGGTGCACCTAAACGCTCCCGGCGCCCACGTGCGACCCACCGGTGTCTCGATGGTCGTCACGTTACCCCCGTCGCTGCTGAGCCAGTACGAACGATTCTCGCTGTACAACTCGCCGTACCGCGCCCACGACGAGGGTCGTGCGATCGACCTGTACCCCGGCACCCTTCGCGACGGCAGAACCAGCGCCGCGCCGAGTCCGGTCTCCGGAACGGTGATCGAGACCCGGACCGTGAGGGCGCCGCCGAAACCCTACGCGCCCGAGCACGACCACCTGATCCTGCTCGAGTGCGACGGGCCGGGCGACGTAGCGGGGATGACGGCCCGCGTGCTGCACGTCGAGCCGTCGGTTGACGCGGGCGATCGCGTCGATCGCGGCGATTCTCTCGGCGCCCTCGTCCGCGCCGGCTTCTTCGCGCCGTGGGTCGACAACCACCTTCACGTCGGCTTCCGGGCGCCCGATCGGGACCCCTACCGGGCGTCGGGATCGCTCCCGATCGATCTCGGAATCGACGTTCGCCCGCTCGCGTGGAACGGGACCGGAACCGTCGTCGAGACCGGCGACACCTACGCCGTCCTCGACGCGCCCGCCCACCCGGACCCCGACGAGACGTTCGTCGGCGTTCGCGCGGACGTCGGTGCACCGAGCGGCGAGGAACGACGCTTCGACGCAGGCGGGGTTCTCGACGGCGGCCTCCCCCACTACGACGGCGGCGGCCTGCTCGGCCGCGGGCGTTCTGTCGCGGACGGCGATTCGGTCTCGCTGAACGGCGATCGTCTCGGCGTCGTCGACGGTCGGGCGATCGCCTGGGACGACGTGACCGTCACTGCGAACGGCGAGCCGATCACCGGACTGTCGCTGTTCTGCGCTCGCGATGCCGACTTCGGCGCCAAGCTGATCTGTCCGGATCGATCGTTCGCGGTGGGCGATCGAGTCGACGTGGCGGTTCGCGGCGGGCCATCGTGCGGGCGATGACGGTCGTCGTGGCTATCGTTCACGGCCCGCCGACTGTTTCGTTCTCGGTCATACGGTACTAACACCGTGAACCGCATAGACGGTGTCGAGGAATGGTTGTCATCCTCCGCTTCCGTACGCCGGTCGTTCACTCCGAATTCGGCATGGCGCTTCACATCGAGGACGAGAGTACCGTGGAACTCGAAACGCTCGTTCCGAGCGGCGAACGGCCGATCCCGTTCTTCTGGATCTACGCCGAGACGCCCGATCGGGTCGTCGAGTCGCTCCGCGATCACGGCGCCGTCGAAACCGTCGAAATCGTCGATCGGCTCGACGACGCGACGCTGGTCGCGATCGAGTGGCAGCCCGATTCGGACACCGTCTTCCACGATATCGAGGCTTACGGCGGACAGATTCTCCGGGCCGTCTGTCGAGACCAACACTGGGAGTTCGTCGTCCGGTTCGCCGAACACGAGTACCTCTCCGGATTCAGACGCCGGTGCGATCGCGACGACGTCAACATCCACGTCGAGCGGATATTTCACGGCGCCGAACCGGGGGACGACCCGTGGTTCGGGCTGACCGACGCGCAACGCGAGGCGCTGTCGCTCGCGGTCGACCGGGGATACTACGACATTCCGCGGCAGTGTTCCACGGCCGACCTGGCCGACGAACTCGATATTTCGAGTCAAGCGATGACCGAGCGCCTCAGGCGCGCGGTCGCAAACCTCGCCCGACACACGGTCCTCACCTCGGAACCAACGACCCAGCGGTGACCGATCGTCCGTGGAGCGAGGTCGTACCCACTCACCGCAGGATCGACGAATCGTGGCGTGTTCGAGGACCTTGGTACACCAAGCGTCGAGGTCATCTCGATCGCCGGTGTATAGTACCGAGTGGAAGATCGATGACCATTTCGAACGCCGACGATACGCCGCGCGAGAGCGAACGGATGTCCGGACCGGAGGCCATCCCCGGTGACGAACTTTACATGATCACGGGCCGCGTATTCATCCTGTGTAGCGTCACGCATCCGTCGACGCGGTGGATCTCGGCAGCCGCGGTCGCCGAACTGGACGACTGGCAGTAGCAGTCTCTCCTCGATCGGCCGCGTTTTCGATTCGAACTGGCTGTAGACACGAGTGCGACGGTGGTCGCCGACGATCGGTGCCACCGTCGCGCCCGAAGCGTCGGCCCGTCTGCGACCCGACTCGAATGAACCGTCGACAACGGGAAACCCGCGAAGCGCAGGGGTCAAAAGGGCCGCGAGCGGACGAGGGGGCATGGGCCCGGAACCACCGGATTCGATCGAGGATTACGACGACCTGGAGGCGCTGCTGCAGGGATACATCGAGGAGTACCAGGAGTTCCTCTCGTGGATCGGGACGACCGTCGACGACATCGGCCCTGGCACGATGACGCTCTCGATTCCCTATGACGACAAACTGACCAACGTCCGCCCCTACGCCGACGAGGACGCCCGGCCGGACATCCACGGCGGTATCGCGGCGACGCTCATCGACACCGCGGGCGGGTTCGTCCTCCGGACCGACCTCGAGAACCCGATCGCCGCGAACATCGCGACGATCAACCTGAACGTCAACTACCTCCGACCCGCGACGGGCGATCTCACGGCGACGGCGGACGTGATCCGGGTCGGCAGCACCGTCGGCGTCAGCGAGGTGACGGTCGAGAGCACCACGCCGGACGGGGAGACGCGCGAGGTCGCGACCGGCCAGGGGGCATACCGGATCTTCCGGGAGGAGTGATCGAGACGGGGATCCGCGATCGATCGCCACCGGAACCGTCGACGGAGATGGCTGCGCTCCGAGGAGCGGCGAGTTACGCTCGCCCCTCCGCTCGGACCCGTTCGGTCGATCGCGCGTCCCGCCAGAGCCAGTGATACAGGTAGCAACCGAGGACGGCCACGAGGCCGAAGTAGCAGTAGATGGCCGCTTCGACGTAGGCGGGGACCGAATCGAGCATCGGGAGACCGATCGATCCTCCGCCCGATAGGACTAGGGCTGAACGGATACACGCTCTTTACGTCGGCGAGCGAGACGACCGTCCGCGAACGGGCCCGACTCAGGCGAACGTCGTCAGGAACCGATCGATGTTCGGGTCGGTGCCGGCGACCACGAGTTCGTCCCCCGGCTCGACGACGAAATCGCCGTGGAGGTCCGTGACCGCCTCGTCGACCCGTTCGACGACGACCACGGTACACCCGGTCCGGTTCCGGATGCGCAGGTCCGCGAGCGATCGCGGCTCGTCGATCGCGATCGGCGTTCGGACGAGTTTGATCTGCGTGCTCGGCGAGATGATCCGCTCGTCGAGGACGATCGACGCGAGCATACGGCCGCTGACCGTCGCGAGCGAGAGGGCGTAGTCCGCCCCGGCGCTGTACAGCTTGGAGACGCTCTCGACGTTGTCCGCCCGGGCGATGAGTTCGACGGCGGGATTCAGTTCGCGAACGACGAACGCGGCGAAGATGGTCGCCGCGTCGTCCGGGAGCGCGAGGACGACAGTCGCCGCCTCGTCGGCGCCCGCGGCCTCCAGGACGTCCCGATCGGTCGCCTCGCCGACGACGTCGACGTCCGGCCCGCTCGCGAGATCGACCGTCGCGTACGAGAGCCCGGCGGCGTCGAGTTCGGCGGCGATCGTCCGCCCGACGACGCCCATCCCGACGACCACGACGTGTCCTTGGTGCGGTCGCCGCTCCGTGAGGGTCATCTCTTTCAGCCGATCGAGTTCGGGCTCGGTGCCGGCCGCGAGGATGATACTTCGGGCGTCGAACCGCGCGTCGGCCGGCGGCGGACTCTCGAACGTCCCGCGGTACCACGCGCCGATGACGGCCGCGCCCGTCTGCTCGCGGATGCCGCTGTCGACGATCGTCCGACCGATCAGCTCGCTCCCGCTCTGAAGCGGGAATTCGGCGACTTCGAACTCCTCGTCGATCGAGATGGCCTCGACCGCCTCCGGGGAGAACGCGCCGATAGCCTTGTCCGCGAGGTTCTCGCCGAGCGCTTCCCGCGGCGCGAAGACGTGATCCGCGCCGGCGTACCGGTGGTAGTCGGCGCGCTCGGGCTCCTCGACGATGCTGATCGCCCGAGCGTCGGGATCGACCTCCCAGCCGGCGAGCAGGACGCTCGGATTCGTCTCGTCGTCGATGTCGACGATCAACGTCCTCGCGTGCTCGAGGCGGGCGCGTTCGAGCGTCTCGTCCTGCTCGGGGTTCCCGTAGATCACCGAGTAGCCGTCGGTGTACAGGTCCGTCGCGACGTCCCGATCGGCGTGGACGATCACGTAGTCGACGTCGCGGCGGAGGAGTTCCTCGATCAGGACCTCCTCCCGGGGGCCGTAGTTGCAGATGACGATGTGATCCTCGAGACCGCTGACGGCCGTCGGCGCGGTCGTCCGGAAGGCGTCCTCGAACAGGGGCACGACGAGCACCGGCAGCGCCGCGAAGATGAGCACGAGACTTGAAAGCTGGACGATCGAGAGGAAGTAGTTCATCTGCGGGCTGGTGTGCGGGGCGTCACCGCCGTAGCCGACGGTCGTCACCGTCTGCACGATCCCCTGAACCGATCGGTGGATCGGCTGCGGATTCCCCTCCCAGACGGCCATCCCGTAGTTGTAGATGGCGATGTAGGCGGCCAGGACGGCGACGACGAGACCGACGTAGCCGACGACGAGCCGTCGCTGACGATCCATGACTCGCCGTCTAACCCGGAGGAGTATTAGCCTGTGGTTCGGTGCCTCGTCTTTCCGAGAGTGGGCCGATCGGCGACGTTCGAGTCGCGCGAGTCCGATCGGTTCCGTCGGCGCCGAACTCCGTCGGAACCGGTCAGTCCCGGCCGATCATCCAGTACCGGAGGCCGAGGTAGACGACGACGAGGCCGAACGTCACCGCGAACAGCGGCGAGCCGTCCATCGCCGCGTACACCAGCGCGATCACGTTCAGGCCGATCCCCAGCGCGTAGATCGATCGGAGCCGCCGCGCGTTCATCGCTCGTCCCCTGTCCGGATGCGCGTGCCGAACACCGTCGCCGTTCGATCGATTCGCCCCGCTTCCTGTCGGTCTCGACCGATCCGAACTCCTGTCATCGGTGGGCGTTAGAACGCGAGGGTGAAAACAGTCTCAGTTCCGCGCCGACGCGATCGTCGAGGGAGGCCGATCGACGGCCGTCGCGCCCCTCGCCGGGACTCAGTCGACGAAGTCGAGATCGTCGAGCGAGACGATCTCGCCGAACAGCCAGTCGGCGTGATCGAGTGCGTACTCGTGGTGCTCGTCCTCGATCGCGCCGATGCAGTCCTCGACCAGGATCGGCCGGAAATCGCGCAGGCCGGCGCTGCCGGCGGTGTGGAGGACGCAGACGTTCGCGAGGGTTCCGGCGAAGACCAGGTCCGTGACGCCGCGGGCGCGGAGCCACCCTTCCAACTCCGTCTTCTGGAACGCGTCGTAGGTGTGCTTCTCGACGACGTGGTCGGCCTCCTCGACCGGTAGGTCCTCGACGACCTCGGCCTCCCAGGACCCTTCGAGGACGTGCTCGCCCCAGCGCTCGAACTCGTCGTAGTAATGGTTGTCGTCGAACTGGTCGGGCGGGTGGACGTCCCGCGTGAAGACGATTCGCGCCCCCGCCTCGCGAGC
It includes:
- a CDS encoding PaaI family thioesterase encodes the protein MGPEPPDSIEDYDDLEALLQGYIEEYQEFLSWIGTTVDDIGPGTMTLSIPYDDKLTNVRPYADEDARPDIHGGIAATLIDTAGGFVLRTDLENPIAANIATINLNVNYLRPATGDLTATADVIRVGSTVGVSEVTVESTTPDGETREVATGQGAYRIFREE
- a CDS encoding cysteine hydrolase family protein produces the protein MRLEPDTTAIVVVDMQNGFCHPDGSLYAPGSEEVIEPIADLASRAREAGARIVFTRDVHPPDQFDDNHYYDEFERWGEHVLEGSWEAEVVEDLPVEEADHVVEKHTYDAFQKTELEGWLRARGVTDLVFAGTLANVCVLHTAGSAGLRDFRPILVEDCIGAIEDEHHEYALDHADWLFGEIVSLDDLDFVD
- a CDS encoding lipoate--protein ligase family protein yields the protein MRVFRGRAPTIDADRDLSRRLLSVATGGERAVRVWRPHRQVAFGRRDTRRDGYERAGEAARTHGFPPVERDVGGRAVAYDGETTIAFARAEPIADFRQGTSERYEALTAALETVLSESGLDVERGEPADSFCPGTHSLSTIGAAGTRRKVVGIAQRVRRDAALVAGIVLVANRDELAAVLDAVYDALGVPFDPSSVGSVRDGGESTDPDRLRRAVEDALVDADPDAESIVLERVDETGERGGPRDS
- a CDS encoding DUF5806 family protein, with the protein product MDGNETVDRSGPDRPDRDGDRSVGTAADAETPTEARDDGDDGTAVDETDATAAETDATERDAAADAESAAMPGVPDPEPEGSDVPEDVRKYARFKKMDGAQYDRVNEFLRDRTYVTAREWAIARLCSDFRTETGVEMTKIGENLPELVPFMTDTYTPQAVNQARSSFEEKVRKAGATFLYGAMCDFFTAEELDDVMYEATEVAKFLLEVEGVDLSVEEELEAEERISSVMREVRAASEELREQDEE
- a CDS encoding potassium channel family protein; this translates as MDRQRRLVVGYVGLVVAVLAAYIAIYNYGMAVWEGNPQPIHRSVQGIVQTVTTVGYGGDAPHTSPQMNYFLSIVQLSSLVLIFAALPVLVVPLFEDAFRTTAPTAVSGLEDHIVICNYGPREEVLIEELLRRDVDYVIVHADRDVATDLYTDGYSVIYGNPEQDETLERARLEHARTLIVDIDDETNPSVLLAGWEVDPDARAISIVEEPERADYHRYAGADHVFAPREALGENLADKAIGAFSPEAVEAISIDEEFEVAEFPLQSGSELIGRTIVDSGIREQTGAAVIGAWYRGTFESPPPADARFDARSIILAAGTEPELDRLKEMTLTERRPHQGHVVVVGMGVVGRTIAAELDAAGLSYATVDLASGPDVDVVGEATDRDVLEAAGADEAATVVLALPDDAATIFAAFVVRELNPAVELIARADNVESVSKLYSAGADYALSLATVSGRMLASIVLDERIISPSTQIKLVRTPIAIDEPRSLADLRIRNRTGCTVVVVERVDEAVTDLHGDFVVEPGDELVVAGTDPNIDRFLTTFA
- a CDS encoding helix-turn-helix domain-containing protein, encoding MVVILRFRTPVVHSEFGMALHIEDESTVELETLVPSGERPIPFFWIYAETPDRVVESLRDHGAVETVEIVDRLDDATLVAIEWQPDSDTVFHDIEAYGGQILRAVCRDQHWEFVVRFAEHEYLSGFRRRCDRDDVNIHVERIFHGAEPGDDPWFGLTDAQREALSLAVDRGYYDIPRQCSTADLADELDISSQAMTERLRRAVANLARHTVLTSEPTTQR